In Aeromicrobium sp. A1-2, the DNA window GGCGAGATTGCTGACCTTGCGGACCTCGCCGGCCAGGCCCACCTCCCCGATCGCGACCAGATCGGCCGGCACCGCGGCCTCGCGCTCGGCCGATGCCGTGGCGATTGCCACGGCCAGGTCGACAGACGGTTCGACGAGCCGGGCGCCACCGACCGTGGCGGTGTAGACGTCGAGCTGTCCGAGATTGATCTTGCAGTGCTTGGTGAGGACCGCGAGGATCATCGCAACCCTGGACGAGTCGAGGCCGCTGGACGTGCGGCGAGGAGAGGGAGTCGATGATGCCACGGTCAGCGCCTGGACCTCGGCAAGCAGGGGCCGGCGGCCCTCCATCGTCACCGTGACGCAGGTGCCGGGGACGGGTTGCTCGTGGCGGGAGACGAACAGACCGGTCGGGTCGGGCACCTCGACGATGCCATCGTCGACGAGATCGAAGCAGCCGATCTCGTCGACCGGGCCGAACCGGTTCTTGACCGCCCGGAGCAGCCGCAGGCGTGAGCTGCGATCGCCCTCGAACTGCAGGACGACGTCGACTAGGTGTTCCAGGACACGAGGGCCGGCGACCGAGCCGTCCTTGGTCACGTGCCCGACCAGCAGGGTCGCGATGTTGTCGCGCTTGGCGCGTTGGATGACCGCGGACGCGACCTCGCGGACTTGCGTGACGCCGCCCGGTACACCGTCTACGTCGGCCGATCCGATGGTCTGGACCGAGTCGACGATCAGGAGCCCCGGCTTGACGGTCTCGACATGGGTCAGCACGGCACCGAGGTCGGTCTCGGCGGCGAGGTAGAGATTGTCGTCGACTGCCCCTGTGCGCTCGGCACGCAGCCGGACCTGGGCGGCGGACTCCTCACCCGAGACGTAGAGCGTGCGGCGCCCGGCCCTGGCCCAGCGGGCGGCCACCTCGAGCAGCAGGGTCGACTTGCCGACTCCGGGCTCGCCAGCAAGCAGCAGCACTGCGCCGGGCACGACACCACCGCCCAGGACCCGGTCGAGCTCGCCGATGCCTGAGGT includes these proteins:
- the radA gene encoding DNA repair protein RadA — its product is MATTKTVRPGYVCADCGWTTSKWVGRCGECQAWGTVDVAAPVRTGRTQAAAVVTPAVPISQVRIESARSTTSGIGELDRVLGGGVVPGAVLLLAGEPGVGKSTLLLEVAARWARAGRRTLYVSGEESAAQVRLRAERTGAVDDNLYLAAETDLGAVLTHVETVKPGLLIVDSVQTIGSADVDGVPGGVTQVREVASAVIQRAKRDNIATLLVGHVTKDGSVAGPRVLEHLVDVVLQFEGDRSSRLRLLRAVKNRFGPVDEIGCFDLVDDGIVEVPDPTGLFVSRHEQPVPGTCVTVTMEGRRPLLAEVQALTVASSTPSPRRTSSGLDSSRVAMILAVLTKHCKINLGQLDVYTATVGGARLVEPSVDLAVAIATASAEREAAVPADLVAIGEVGLAGEVRKVSNLAARLREAERIGFRRAVVPAGSEGLDGFTSSMTITAVSDIRSAMACLGVTATS